A region from the Natronocella acetinitrilica genome encodes:
- a CDS encoding permease has protein sequence MKQSPAPVPLVDGITLFFMALAVASGLLLWFLHGGDHLAEAARGALVLMLAIGPIVLMAVLMGAYVQALVPPSIARRWIGQDSGLRGLLLATLAGAVTPGGPFAAFPLVVGLYRAGASLAVCVTYVTAWGAIGLQRVLVWEIAFFGIEFTLIRVLVSLPLPIIAGLITASLLPTLRDD, from the coding sequence ATGAAGCAGTCACCTGCCCCCGTCCCTCTCGTCGATGGCATCACGCTCTTTTTCATGGCCCTGGCCGTTGCTTCTGGCCTGCTGCTCTGGTTTTTGCATGGTGGCGACCACCTGGCCGAAGCCGCACGCGGGGCATTGGTGCTCATGCTTGCCATCGGCCCCATCGTGCTGATGGCAGTGCTGATGGGTGCCTACGTGCAGGCGCTGGTCCCTCCGTCCATCGCCCGCCGGTGGATCGGCCAGGACAGTGGCCTGCGCGGACTGCTGTTGGCGACACTGGCCGGAGCCGTCACGCCCGGCGGCCCGTTTGCGGCCTTCCCGCTGGTGGTGGGCCTGTATCGTGCCGGGGCAAGCCTTGCGGTCTGCGTGACCTACGTCACCGCCTGGGGCGCCATCGGCCTGCAGCGGGTCCTGGTGTGGGAAATCGCGTTCTTCGGTATCGAGTTCACGCTGATACGCGTCCTGGTTTCACTGCCCTTGCCCATCATCGCCGGACTGATTACGGCGAGCCTATTACCCACCCTGCGTGACGATTGA